A genomic window from Streptomyces mirabilis includes:
- a CDS encoding Rv1733c family protein: protein MAAFRGPKAPKVWLWRWRRNPLRRRSDALEAWIVLVAWALTALGGVLTGLLATQSVENGLARQRAEWHSVQALLDDDVPKSTAPANDADTVWAKVHWTAPDGSPHTGQARVSVGSPAGTPATVWTDADGRLVTKPPTPSQAHLRAALVGVLVGVSVAGVPFIGGRLVRGRMERRRMAQWDEDWQRVGPLWGRKTG, encoded by the coding sequence ATGGCGGCATTCCGTGGTCCGAAGGCTCCGAAGGTGTGGCTGTGGCGATGGCGTCGCAATCCGCTGCGGCGTCGCAGTGACGCGCTGGAGGCCTGGATCGTGCTCGTCGCCTGGGCGCTCACCGCGCTCGGCGGGGTGCTCACCGGTCTGCTGGCGACGCAGTCCGTGGAGAACGGCCTTGCCAGGCAGCGGGCCGAGTGGCACTCCGTTCAGGCGTTGCTCGACGACGACGTGCCGAAGTCGACCGCGCCGGCCAACGACGCCGACACGGTCTGGGCGAAGGTCCACTGGACCGCGCCGGACGGCTCGCCGCACACCGGCCAGGCCCGGGTGTCCGTCGGCAGCCCCGCGGGCACCCCGGCGACGGTGTGGACGGACGCCGACGGTCGCCTCGTCACCAAGCCCCCCACGCCCTCCCAGGCCCACCTGCGTGCCGCGCTGGTGGGCGTCCTGGTGGGGGTGAGCGTCGCGGGTGTGCCGTTCATCGGCGGACGGCTGGTACGCGGACGAATGGAACGACGGCGCATGGCGCAGTGGGACGAGGACTGGCAACGGGTCGGACCCCTGTGGGGGCGGAAGACGGGCTGA